GGCTTGCCCACCAACGCTCGTAGCCATATTTCGTCGCCATTAAGCTCTGAATAGCTGCCGATAGGAACCTGGCAGCCACCTTCTAAACGCGTGTTCATGGCGCGTTCGGCGATAACTCGAGTTGCGGTATCGCTATCGTTTAACGGTGCGAGCAAAGCTTGGGTTTTTGCATCGTCCAATCGACATTCGATCCCGACGGCGCCTTGGCCTACGGCTGGCAAGGATTGTTCTGGTGGTAATGCATAGCGGATACGCTCTTCAAGCTCTAAGCGTTTTAAACCGGCAGCGGCCAGAATAATGGCATCGTAGTCACCGTTATCCAGCTTGGCTAATCGAGTCCCCACGTTACCGCGAAGATCGCGAACGATAAGGTCTGGGCGGATCTCTCTAAGCTGGCACTGGCGGCGCAGGCTTGATGTGCCCACGACGCTGCCTTCAGGCAGGTCTTCAAGTCGAGCATACTTCGGTGACACAAAAGCATCGCGTGGATCTTCGCGCTCACAGATAGTCACCAGCCCTAAACCTTCAGGAAAAGCGACCGGCACATCTTTCATTGAGTGAACGGCAATATCGGCGCGTCCATCGAGCAAAGCAAGTTCCAACTCCTTGACGAACAAACCTTTGCCACCAACTTTTGCCAGCGGAGTGTCTAATAAAACGTCACCACGCGTCACCATAGGCACCAGCTCCACGGTCAAATCCGGCCAATGGGCCTGCAGATGATCGCGCACATAATAGGCTTGCCATAACGCCAACGGGCTTTGTCGGGTGGCGATACGGAGGATCTGGTTTGGCTGAGGGGTTATTTCTAACATGTGAATATCCATTTTTATCCTATGCTTCATCCTATCATTTTGTTCGCAAACGTGCAGCGCTGGAACCTAATGGCTGTTTGGCGGGAAAATAATCAGGAAGGAGAATGGATGAAATAGTCGGTAAGATCAAAGACAAGAAAGGCGCTACAATAAGTGTGTGGCTTTACATACTTTACGGTCAACCAGCAAGGTGTTAGATTGATCACGTTTCCAGCAATTTCTTATTAAAACATTTCTTACCAGAAAAACGGTAAGGTTCGGAAACAGGCTTCTCTCAGACACTGGAATAATCAGGCGAAACGTCTTGTACCTCTACATCGAGACACTGAAACAGAGACTGGATGCGATAAATCAACTTCGAGTTGATCGCGCTTTAGCGGCCATGGGGCCGGCCTTTCAACAGGTTTACAGTCTGCTGCCAACCCTATTGCATTACCACCATCCGCTGATGCCGGGTTACCTTGATGGTAACGTTCCCCATGGCATTTGTTTCTACACGCCTGATGAAAATCAGCAAACCTACTTACATGAAATCGATCTTCGTTCTCCGGGCTCCATCGCGGCAGATCACCCAGGCCAATTGCCGATCACTGGCGTTTACTCAATGG
This is a stretch of genomic DNA from Hafnia alvei. It encodes these proteins:
- the hemC gene encoding hydroxymethylbilane synthase produces the protein MLEITPQPNQILRIATRQSPLALWQAYYVRDHLQAHWPDLTVELVPMVTRGDVLLDTPLAKVGGKGLFVKELELALLDGRADIAVHSMKDVPVAFPEGLGLVTICEREDPRDAFVSPKYARLEDLPEGSVVGTSSLRRQCQLREIRPDLIVRDLRGNVGTRLAKLDNGDYDAIILAAAGLKRLELEERIRYALPPEQSLPAVGQGAVGIECRLDDAKTQALLAPLNDSDTATRVIAERAMNTRLEGGCQVPIGSYSELNGDEIWLRALVGKPDGTLIIRGERRGPRAQAAELGVSLAEELLERGAREILDDVYQGQTPR